ACGGGTTGGGTAACCACACCGAATCAGTTCCAGCGTGCTGACGTTAACCTTCCGTGCGGAAACGGCCAGATCGATTCCGGTGACGTTACAGTCATCAGATCAATCTTGCTCAACAGCACGGCTCTGGTTGCAGCATGCGGTCCGACGGTTGTCGGCGGTGTACGTCCCGAAGCTGAAAGGGGTGAATCTCCTGAGGTAGTAGGACGCATCATCCGTGCAGTCAACACCACGACTACAGCAGGACAGACGGTAGCCGTCTCGTTCCAGCTCGATTCGCAGGGCGACGAGGCTTCGGCCAGCTTTACGGTAAACTGGAACCCGGCAGTGTTCACATATGTGAGCTCAGCCGCAGGTGCCGGCGTACCAACGGGCACGAACCTTGGAGTCAACACCAGCCAGACGGCAGCAGGACGCCTTGGCGTATTGCTTGATGCTACGAATACGTATGCAGCAGGCACCCGCCAGATCCTGACGGTCACGTTCACGGTTGCAGCAAACGCTGCAGTCGGAACGTATCCGGTGACCTTCTCGAGCACCCCGACCGCCCAGAGCGTGTCGAATGCTCAGGGAGCTTTGCTTGCTACGACCTATGAAGCAGGCAATATCGTCATCGGCCCGACAGCTGCTGGTGTTCGTGTCAGCGGCCGTGTAACAACGGCAGGCGGACAGGCACTGCGTAATGCAACCGTTATCCTCACGGATTCGGAAGGCAATCGTCGCACAGTAACTACCGGTTCATTCGGTATCTACGCGTTCGAAGATGTCGAAGCTGGTCAGAGCTATGTTGTCGGCGTGTCGGCAAAACGATATCGTTTTGCTTCACGTGTCGTTAACGTAACTGACAGCCTTGCTGACGTTGACTTTGTTGGACAGGAATAACTCCTTTCCATCGCTTTAACTGAAAGGCGGCCTTCGGGCCGCCTTTTCTTTTATAATTGCCTACGGCGATCTGTACCACGCGATACTGCTTATTGACCCTTCTGAACACAAATACTAAAATTAGGAATACGTTCTCCGAAGTAAGCTGGCTTTAGCGAAAAATGTTTTAAATGGAATTCTTTTTTACCCGTACTAAAGGTCAAAAATTTGTCACTGCGTTCTTGTCTGCAGTTGCACTCTTAATTGGGTTATTTCCGCCTTCTATTCTAGGAGCTTTGGCTCCAAGAGAAACGGCATTTAGTAAATCGATCTTTACCCGATCGAATTTACTTCTCGCCGCCGAGGGGAAGATATCGGAGCAGGCCTTCCAAGATACTGCCAATGGGGAGATAAGTTTGCTAGTGATACTCATGGCGGAGCAGGCGGATGTCAGTGCGGCATATGATATTGACGATCAGGACCAACGCGGTTGGTTCGTATATCGAACGCTGAGTGAACATGCCAAATCAACTCAAGCGGACCTGATTGCCAAATTGAACAACTTAGGAGTACCGTTTCGTAGCTTTTGGGCTGCAAATATGATCGTCGCAGAGGTTGATAGACCAACGGCGGTTGCAATCGCCGGCCGATCCGACGTTGCCCGGGTTGATTCGAATCGACCCGCGCGGTGGATAGAGGATCCAGAAGTTGCCAAATCCGGCATAGATGGTCCAAAGAGTCTTTCGCCCAGCACAATAGAGTGGGGCGTGGCTAACGTAAATGCACCGGCTGTTTGGAATATCGGTATCAACGGTTCCGGTATCGTCGTTGGCGGGCTGGATACTGGCATTCGTTGGACACACAATGCAATAAAAGCTAAATACCGCGGATGGAACGGGACGACGGCGGATCATAACTATAATTGGCACGATGCGATCCATAGCGGCGGCGGCGTTTGTGGAGCGAACACGACAGCTCCTTGTGATGATAGCGGGCACGGTTCGCATACCGTCGGGACGATGGTTGGCGATGACGGGGCAGGGAACCAGATCGGCGTCGCACCCGGAGCAAAATGGATCGGCTGCCGAAATATGAATGTCGGCGATGGAACTCCAGCGTCTTACACCGAGTGCTTTCAGTTCATGATCGCTCCAACCGATTCCGCCGGAAATAATCCTAATCCATCGATGCGGCCGCATATTCTGAATAATTCGTGGGGTTGTCCCGCTAGTGAAGGATGTACGACGAGGGCCGAGTTGGAAACGATAGTAAACAATACACAGGCCGCTGGGATTTTTGTCCAGGCGTCAGCCGGTAACTCAGGCAGCTCTGGATGCTCATCTGTGTCGGAGGCTCTAGCGATCTATGACACGTCCTTTTCAGCAGGGGCTATCGATATCAATAACGCGATCGCAGGATTTAGCAGCCGTGGGCCGAGTACATATTACAGTCCGAATATCTTAAAGCCGAATATCTCGGCACCAGGTTCGAATGTGAGGTCGATAACGAGAACGAGCGACACCGCATATTCAAATTTATCGGGAACGTCTATGGCTTCGCCGCACGTAGCCGGCGTTATTGCCTTGCTATGGTCTGCTCGCCCATCGCTTGTTCGGAATATCGCGGCGACAAAAGAACTTCTGCAGAATACGGCGAATCCGGCCGTTACCAGTGCTAGCCAGACCTGCGGCGGCATTGCGTCTACTCAAATACCTAACAACACCTTTGGATACGGCAGGGTTGACGCGTTAGCCGCAATAAACGCCTCGGCGCCGACGGTTCCTGTATCAGGGCGTGTTCTATCGCCGGAAGGAGTCGCCATTCGAAATGCTACGGTTGCGCTGATCGACTCAAACAGCATTCGCCGCACTGCAACGACAAGCTCATTCGGCATCTTTTCCTTTGGAAGTGTTCGCGCAAGCGAGACTTACACGTTGACTGTCTCGAATAAGCGATACCGATTTGCCCCGCAAATAGTTACCGTGGGTACCTCTGGGCTGTCGGTTGGTGATTTTATTGGTCTTCAATAGCGTTATGAAAAATATTCTCGTTCTATGCGTTTTAATTCTCGGAGGGTTGAATGCGATGCAGGCTCAGATTCCGTTCACGGAGGATGCTATTCGGGTTTTCGACTCCAAAGGGAATCCGGCTACCCTGGAGCAAATTGTTACCGCGATCGGAATTAACGAGGCTGTTTTCCTTGGTGAACAGCATGACGACGCCGTAGGACACGCTGTTCAGATGGAGATATTCCGCCGTGCGGTCGAGCGATATTCGGTGGATCACAAGGTCGCGCTCTCGCTGGAGATGTTCGAGCGTGATGTCCAGGTGATCGTTGATGAATACCTTAACGGATTGATCACCGAGGCACAATTCCTCGCAAGCTCAAGGCCGTGGGGTAATTATAAGACGGACTATCGGCCTCTTGTCGAGCTTGCAAAGGCAAAGCGTTTGCCGGTGATCGCGGCGAATGCCCCGCGGCGATATGTGAACATGGTCTCGCGTAATGGTCGTGATTCACTTAATGGCCTAACAAAGGAAGCAAAAGCATGGCTCCCGCCGCTGCCCTATGGCGAGCCGTCTGCGACGTATGCAACTAAGTTTAAGGCCTTAATGGGCCCGAGCCCTGAAGCACAGATGGGAATCGATAAGATACTTGCCTCACAATCTCTTTGGGACGCATCGATGTCGAATTCGGTATACCGATTCTTGAAAAAAAACAAGAATCCGCTAGTCATCCATTTGAACGGTGGTTTTCATACGGAGAATCGCTTGGGGACCTTTGAGCATCTTATGCGATATCGTCCAAAGACCAAAGGTATTGTGGTGACCATCCGCTACGAGGACGATTTTAAGACCTTCGACAAAGCGAAGCACGCGGACCTCGGCGATTTCGTGATCCTAACGGACGGTAAACAACCAAGAAGCAAACGTTGATCAGTTCCTCTCAAATCGAGGCCTTATTGGGTTAAGGCCTCGAGAATTCCTCGCTTTCACTTACAGAAAATTAGTTTCCCTATACGATCAATCGGTAAGGAATCATATCACTGTGTAAAAGTTCGCAGTCTCAGCTTTCTTCCTCCAATAGAATCAACAATTTAGCCGCGGCACAATGGTTGCAGACTACCTTTTCGTACTATCGGGCAGTAGCTATGGCATTGTTCCCATGAATCTCTCATTAGCCAAACTCATACACTATATCGGTCAAACTGAGATCATCATCACCATAGTAGACTGTCAGCTGCATAGTAAAATTGGCCTTCGCAAGAATGCGAATAGGAGTTTTAATATTTTTTATGTATAGGCATTCATTACTCTACATTGTTCTCTCAATATTGGTGGCCGCGGGGTCAGCCCTCGGTCAGACAGCTACGGTCAAAGGCACCGTACAGGATTCGGCAAATTTGCCGCTTGCAGGTGCGATCGTCGTATTACGAAATCGTACTACCGGTCTCGAAAGGCTCACGAATACGGACAACGAAGGCAAATTTACCTTTAGCAGCCTTAACACGGCTGGCTACGAGATCATTGCGACCGCAACGGGCTTTGGCCGCCGAAGCCAGGTAGTTGAGGTTAACGGAACCGAGATCGTGGTAACGCTCGAGCCAGAGCAATTTCACGAAACGGTAACGGTTGTTTCCGGATCGCGGCAAGCG
This sequence is a window from Acidobacteriota bacterium. Protein-coding genes within it:
- a CDS encoding S8 family serine peptidase, translating into MLVILMAEQADVSAAYDIDDQDQRGWFVYRTLSEHAKSTQADLIAKLNNLGVPFRSFWAANMIVAEVDRPTAVAIAGRSDVARVDSNRPARWIEDPEVAKSGIDGPKSLSPSTIEWGVANVNAPAVWNIGINGSGIVVGGLDTGIRWTHNAIKAKYRGWNGTTADHNYNWHDAIHSGGGVCGANTTAPCDDSGHGSHTVGTMVGDDGAGNQIGVAPGAKWIGCRNMNVGDGTPASYTECFQFMIAPTDSAGNNPNPSMRPHILNNSWGCPASEGCTTRAELETIVNNTQAAGIFVQASAGNSGSSGCSSVSEALAIYDTSFSAGAIDINNAIAGFSSRGPSTYYSPNILKPNISAPGSNVRSITRTSDTAYSNLSGTSMASPHVAGVIALLWSARPSLVRNIAATKELLQNTANPAVTSASQTCGGIASTQIPNNTFGYGRVDALAAINASAPTVPVSGRVLSPEGVAIRNATVALIDSNSIRRTATTSSFGIFSFGSVRASETYTLTVSNKRYRFAPQIVTVGTSGLSVGDFIGLQ
- a CDS encoding ChaN family lipoprotein, with product MKNILVLCVLILGGLNAMQAQIPFTEDAIRVFDSKGNPATLEQIVTAIGINEAVFLGEQHDDAVGHAVQMEIFRRAVERYSVDHKVALSLEMFERDVQVIVDEYLNGLITEAQFLASSRPWGNYKTDYRPLVELAKAKRLPVIAANAPRRYVNMVSRNGRDSLNGLTKEAKAWLPPLPYGEPSATYATKFKALMGPSPEAQMGIDKILASQSLWDASMSNSVYRFLKKNKNPLVIHLNGGFHTENRLGTFEHLMRYRPKTKGIVVTIRYEDDFKTFDKAKHADLGDFVILTDGKQPRSKR